Proteins from a genomic interval of Gordonia sp. SL306:
- a CDS encoding FadR/GntR family transcriptional regulator gives MTTIRNGRVPQRRIAETVAAELRDLILDVEDYRLPTQEQLVKDFGVSYPSIREALRILETEGLVTVRRGNVGGADVHRPDETSAAYHLGLSLQAGKVTLRDLADGLRMLEPLCAAECAKRSDRAEVVVPALTAAIDSSIGLVTDGVEFTHTARDFHDLVVSFAPNATIRYAVGSYVALWSAQEEAWAEARTRHGEYPSQLEAEEAVRAHRRLVDEIAAGNAAEAERLARAHLAATQALVLERYGDRIVNASAAMSRQAIHPGRRSRI, from the coding sequence GTGACGACGATCAGGAACGGTCGTGTTCCGCAACGGCGGATCGCCGAGACCGTCGCTGCCGAGCTTCGCGACCTCATCCTGGATGTCGAGGACTACCGTCTGCCCACGCAAGAACAACTCGTGAAGGATTTCGGGGTCAGCTATCCCTCGATCCGGGAGGCCTTGAGGATACTGGAGACCGAGGGCCTGGTGACGGTCCGACGCGGCAATGTCGGCGGCGCCGACGTCCACCGCCCGGACGAGACCTCGGCCGCCTACCATCTCGGACTCTCGCTCCAGGCCGGAAAGGTCACGCTCCGCGACCTCGCGGATGGGCTCCGGATGCTCGAGCCGCTGTGCGCCGCCGAATGCGCCAAGCGATCGGATCGCGCCGAGGTGGTGGTCCCGGCGCTCACCGCCGCGATCGACTCGTCGATCGGTCTGGTCACCGACGGCGTGGAGTTCACCCACACCGCCCGCGATTTCCACGATCTGGTCGTCTCGTTCGCACCCAACGCAACCATCCGGTATGCCGTCGGCAGCTACGTCGCACTGTGGTCGGCCCAGGAAGAGGCATGGGCCGAAGCCCGCACCCGACACGGCGAGTACCCCTCGCAGCTGGAGGCCGAGGAGGCGGTTCGCGCCCACCGGCGGCTGGTCGACGAGATCGCAGCCGGAAACGCCGCCGAGGCCGAGCGCCTGGCGCGTGCCCACCTGGCCGCCACCCAGGCGCTGGTGCTCGAGCGGTACGGCGATCGGATCGTGAACGCGTCGGCGGCGATGTCACGGCAGGCCATCCATCCGGGACGCAGGTCACGGATCTAG
- a CDS encoding acyl-CoA dehydrogenase family protein, giving the protein MDFTMGEAAAGLRDQLRSLIAERVPADFRGAFTDDPDDLGVAQDFCRFLADRGLLCLAWPEEFGGRGASVWEQTVVREEMWAHHEPRGAQYMGVNWVGPTIMRHGTEDQRRQHLPPIARGEVIWCQGFSEPGSGSDLASLRTAARREGDGWRISGQKIWTSYATMAQWCFLLARTSTGERRQQGLTVFLVPMSDQAIEVRPIRSMLGPHHLNEVFFDELQVTEANVLGTVDDGWSVVQEVLSFERVGIARYARCELLLQQAPEVLGDRWEALPSDLRTRWARELVRCRRARLLAYRVVSMQADGRVRPGDSALYRIAVTTLDQSSADVLAEIASYTAGDPGAERFRLDVEDHWSYSQAATVSSGSIEMQRILLARDLVAAS; this is encoded by the coding sequence ATGGACTTCACGATGGGCGAAGCGGCGGCCGGACTCCGTGACCAGTTGCGCTCACTGATCGCCGAGCGCGTGCCGGCCGATTTCCGTGGCGCCTTCACCGACGATCCGGACGATCTCGGCGTCGCCCAGGACTTCTGTCGATTCCTGGCCGACCGCGGTCTGTTGTGTCTGGCGTGGCCGGAGGAGTTCGGTGGACGGGGAGCCTCGGTGTGGGAGCAGACCGTCGTCCGCGAGGAGATGTGGGCGCACCACGAGCCGCGTGGTGCGCAGTACATGGGCGTCAACTGGGTGGGGCCCACGATCATGCGACACGGCACCGAGGACCAGCGACGACAGCACCTGCCGCCGATCGCCCGAGGCGAGGTGATCTGGTGTCAGGGCTTCAGCGAGCCGGGGTCGGGATCCGACCTGGCGTCGCTGCGGACGGCGGCTCGACGAGAAGGCGACGGGTGGCGGATCTCCGGACAGAAGATCTGGACGTCGTACGCCACGATGGCGCAATGGTGCTTTCTGCTGGCGCGGACCTCGACCGGGGAGCGCAGACAGCAGGGGCTGACAGTGTTCCTGGTCCCCATGTCCGACCAGGCCATCGAGGTCCGGCCGATCCGATCGATGCTGGGGCCACATCACCTCAACGAGGTCTTCTTCGACGAACTCCAGGTGACCGAGGCCAACGTCCTGGGCACCGTCGACGACGGCTGGTCGGTGGTGCAGGAGGTGCTGTCCTTCGAGCGTGTGGGTATCGCCCGCTACGCACGATGTGAGCTCCTGCTACAGCAGGCGCCCGAGGTGCTCGGCGATCGTTGGGAGGCGCTGCCGTCCGATCTCCGGACACGATGGGCCCGGGAGTTGGTGCGGTGTCGTCGGGCTCGACTGCTCGCATACCGGGTCGTGTCGATGCAGGCCGATGGGCGGGTGCGCCCGGGCGACTCCGCGCTCTACCGGATCGCCGTCACCACACTGGACCAGTCGAGCGCGGACGTCCTCGCGGAGATCGCCTCGTACACGGCGGGCGACCCGGGTGCCGAGCGATTCCGCCTCGACGTCGAGGATCACTGGAGCTACTCCCAGGCGGCGACCGTGTCGTCGGGGAGCATCGAGATGCAGCGAATCCTGTTGGCCCGAGATCTGGTGGCGGCCTCGTGA
- a CDS encoding acyl-CoA dehydrogenase family protein: protein MNIDLSTEAIDYGVAALGAFASAGGDRIVEDAERDPRGRSAVVEPVLAGLGAWDLDPRGDADELEAAAALCRSAGYWAVPYPVAERLSAPKDLDVDGLVVVSDHDPAAPVTDLDIRLATVTLSGRRSIALARPTERSPRTSGFVTGLVLDPLDDDGTADIALGLTLPIWTLLGMLDRAMELTRSHVLLREQFGRPLAKLQGVQFQLTDAEVERAGVEVLAKYALWSIESGHPEAVDDALALRLAAIEAADTVFRIAHQLHGATGFCDETRLSWLSRHSLPLRRLPLGLSATGEALTHNLGRRGLTGLFGGTAESTTTRESVAP from the coding sequence GTGAACATCGACCTGAGCACCGAGGCGATCGACTACGGCGTGGCCGCGCTGGGAGCCTTCGCGTCGGCAGGCGGTGACCGGATCGTCGAGGATGCGGAGCGTGATCCACGAGGGCGTTCGGCCGTCGTGGAGCCCGTTCTCGCCGGACTCGGGGCCTGGGATCTCGATCCTCGTGGTGACGCCGACGAACTCGAGGCGGCGGCCGCACTCTGTCGTAGCGCGGGCTACTGGGCAGTGCCCTACCCGGTCGCCGAACGGCTCTCTGCGCCGAAGGACCTCGACGTCGACGGGCTCGTGGTGGTGTCCGATCACGACCCCGCGGCGCCCGTCACCGATCTCGACATCCGGCTGGCGACGGTGACTCTCTCCGGACGGCGCAGCATCGCGCTCGCGCGGCCGACCGAACGATCGCCGCGCACGTCGGGGTTCGTCACCGGGCTGGTCCTGGACCCACTCGACGACGACGGGACCGCCGACATCGCTCTCGGGCTCACCCTGCCGATCTGGACTCTGCTGGGGATGCTCGACCGCGCAATGGAACTCACCCGCAGCCACGTTCTCCTACGTGAACAGTTCGGTCGTCCACTGGCGAAGTTGCAAGGTGTCCAGTTCCAGCTGACCGACGCCGAGGTGGAGCGGGCCGGCGTCGAGGTCCTGGCGAAGTATGCGCTCTGGAGCATCGAGTCGGGTCACCCGGAAGCCGTCGACGATGCACTCGCGTTGCGCCTGGCAGCCATCGAGGCCGCCGACACCGTGTTCCGTATCGCGCACCAACTGCACGGCGCCACCGGCTTCTGCGACGAGACCAGGCTGTCCTGGTTGTCGCGCCACAGCCTTCCGCTGCGTCGGCTGCCGCTCGGTCTCTCGGCAACGGGTGAGGCGCTCACCCATAATCTCGGCCGACGTGGTCTGACCGGGTTGTTCGGTGGCACTGCGGAATCGACGACGACCAGGGAGTCGGTGGCACCATGA
- a CDS encoding enoyl-CoA hydratase/isomerase family protein, whose protein sequence is MTYDLPDELTVRSDGPIRVVTINRPGELGAVNKSLHWALANVWRQLAADREAAVVILTGSGRAFSAGGDLGWITSFLDDPVARDDSIREGAEIIDEMLRFPLPVIAAVNGPAVGLGCSMAVLCDVVLISESAYLADPHVAVGLVAGDGGAAFWPLLTPILRSREYLYTGDRIPAATAVELGLATRVTPGDELMDEARALATRLAAQPREALQSTKRIVNMHLSQALGGPLQAGFAAEVVTMVSDEHRERLQAMATRAARR, encoded by the coding sequence ATGACCTACGATCTTCCCGACGAACTGACGGTCCGGAGCGACGGACCGATCCGCGTGGTGACGATCAATCGCCCCGGCGAGCTCGGTGCGGTCAACAAGTCGCTGCACTGGGCGCTGGCCAATGTCTGGCGACAACTCGCCGCCGACCGCGAAGCGGCCGTCGTCATCCTCACCGGATCGGGGCGGGCGTTCAGTGCCGGAGGCGATCTCGGCTGGATCACCTCCTTCCTCGACGATCCGGTCGCGCGCGACGACAGCATCCGTGAGGGCGCCGAGATCATCGACGAGATGCTGAGATTCCCGCTGCCGGTGATCGCCGCGGTCAACGGCCCGGCCGTGGGGCTCGGCTGCAGCATGGCTGTGCTCTGTGACGTCGTGCTGATCTCGGAGAGTGCATATCTCGCCGACCCGCACGTTGCGGTGGGACTGGTCGCCGGTGACGGCGGAGCCGCCTTCTGGCCGCTGCTCACACCCATTCTGAGGTCACGGGAATACCTCTACACCGGTGACCGGATCCCCGCGGCCACCGCCGTCGAACTGGGTCTTGCGACACGGGTCACGCCGGGCGACGAACTCATGGACGAGGCACGCGCGCTGGCGACTCGTCTCGCCGCCCAGCCGCGGGAAGCGTTACAGAGCACCAAACGCATCGTCAACATGCACCTGTCGCAGGCGCTCGGCGGTCCGCTGCAGGCCGGTTTCGCGGCCGAGGTGGTCACCATGGTTTCCGATGAGCATCGGGAACGCCTGCAGGCGATGGCGACTCGGGCGGCCCGCCGATGA
- a CDS encoding acyl-CoA dehydrogenase family protein translates to MTELASAVRDQGSEDFRTEVRDWCRVHVPNDWRSAQTGASGETFVAFQKDWFATLRSAGYAVPHWPKEWGGGMSVADQVVLYQELAAHDAPRLVLPFVSIHHAASTLLAAGTDEQRSRHLPAILDGEIWCQGFSEPGAGSDMAALSTSARRIGDHYLVNGQKLWASGAMHADWCLLLARTHPDAPKRHGISYFLLDMASPGIDVRPIRQATGESHFCEIFLSDVEIPATQLVGPENEGWRVAQETLGAERGMTMLELAERLGHGGFPWLVDLCRQPGPDGARPLDDSRVADRLAALETEITGLRLLCAEFVADHSGPADASIVKLYYSELLQRVMDFGAEIGGLAAQTQLRKPLSSGWESGTWVLDFIGSWEWTIPGGTSEIQRTIIGERGLGLPREPKGI, encoded by the coding sequence ATGACGGAGTTGGCGTCGGCAGTTCGTGATCAGGGCTCCGAGGATTTTCGAACCGAGGTCCGCGACTGGTGCCGCGTACACGTGCCGAACGACTGGCGAAGCGCGCAGACCGGGGCGTCCGGCGAGACGTTCGTGGCCTTTCAGAAGGACTGGTTCGCCACGCTGCGGAGTGCGGGATACGCAGTGCCGCACTGGCCGAAGGAGTGGGGTGGCGGGATGTCGGTCGCCGATCAGGTGGTGCTCTACCAGGAGTTGGCAGCGCATGACGCACCGCGTCTGGTCCTTCCGTTCGTCTCGATCCACCATGCCGCGTCCACCTTGCTCGCGGCCGGGACCGACGAGCAGCGCTCGCGGCACCTGCCCGCGATACTCGACGGTGAGATCTGGTGTCAGGGCTTTTCCGAGCCAGGGGCAGGCTCGGACATGGCGGCACTGTCGACGTCGGCGCGCCGGATCGGCGACCACTACCTGGTGAACGGTCAGAAGCTCTGGGCCAGCGGCGCAATGCATGCCGACTGGTGTCTGCTCCTCGCGCGCACCCACCCCGACGCGCCCAAGCGCCACGGGATCTCGTACTTTCTGCTCGACATGGCCTCACCCGGCATCGACGTCCGGCCGATCCGTCAGGCCACCGGGGAATCGCACTTCTGCGAGATCTTCCTCAGCGACGTCGAGATCCCCGCGACGCAGCTCGTCGGCCCCGAGAACGAGGGCTGGCGGGTGGCGCAGGAGACCCTCGGTGCCGAACGAGGGATGACGATGCTCGAACTTGCCGAACGCCTCGGCCACGGCGGCTTCCCGTGGCTTGTCGACCTCTGCCGTCAACCTGGACCGGACGGCGCACGGCCGCTGGATGATTCACGGGTGGCCGATCGCCTTGCGGCTCTCGAGACCGAGATCACCGGTCTCCGCCTGCTGTGCGCGGAGTTCGTCGCCGATCACAGCGGGCCGGCTGACGCCTCCATCGTCAAGCTGTATTACAGCGAACTCCTCCAGCGGGTGATGGACTTCGGGGCCGAGATCGGTGGGCTCGCAGCTCAGACACAGCTGCGCAAACCGCTGTCGAGCGGATGGGAATCGGGAACCTGGGTCCTCGATTTCATCGGGTCGTGGGAGTGGACCATCCCGGGCGGGACCAGCGAGATCCAACGCACCATCATCGGGGAGCGTGGCCTCGGTCTGCCCCGTGAACCGAAAGGAATCTGA
- a CDS encoding acyl-CoA dehydrogenase family protein → MSTRADELAELHDELSAVARDVLSTRSSGAAVDWHLIAGSGWLGLEVPASHDGADATFAEVSVVLREMGRAAASGPYPAVAGLAVGALGTVEPGDRWDRLLRQTVSGDVVPVLALDADHPDGSDFHLDGTAGGLVLGGDADFVLGAPDADRLLVPAITSAGETVIVDVDPRVDGLNVQARPVVDATRTFGRVTAADVRVDDDSVWRYRDGVDAAVLLCDRAATAVACDSLGLAEAMLETTVAYAGVREQFGRKIGSFQAVKHACADMLVDVTVARTLVGSAVRQVSDGSPGSSVAAAMAASFTGEMAVRIAGKSMQLHGGMGYTWESGIHVYLKRATLNRTLYGSPARHRARIAQRYRS, encoded by the coding sequence ATGTCGACGCGGGCCGACGAACTCGCCGAACTCCACGACGAACTCTCCGCGGTGGCTCGGGACGTGCTGTCCACCAGGTCATCCGGTGCAGCGGTGGATTGGCATCTGATCGCGGGTTCGGGGTGGCTCGGACTCGAGGTGCCGGCTTCTCACGACGGTGCGGACGCCACCTTCGCCGAGGTGTCGGTGGTCCTGCGGGAGATGGGTCGCGCGGCGGCGAGCGGCCCGTATCCGGCGGTCGCCGGACTGGCCGTGGGCGCCCTCGGGACCGTGGAGCCCGGCGACCGGTGGGACCGGCTGCTCCGGCAGACCGTGTCGGGCGACGTGGTGCCGGTCCTCGCACTCGACGCTGACCACCCGGACGGCAGCGATTTTCACCTCGACGGCACCGCGGGCGGTCTGGTGCTCGGTGGCGACGCAGACTTCGTCCTCGGTGCTCCCGACGCCGATCGACTCCTGGTCCCGGCGATCACGTCGGCAGGGGAGACGGTGATCGTCGACGTCGACCCGCGGGTCGACGGCCTGAACGTGCAGGCCCGACCGGTGGTCGACGCCACGCGGACCTTCGGACGGGTCACCGCGGCGGATGTGCGAGTTGACGACGATTCGGTGTGGCGGTATCGCGACGGTGTCGATGCCGCAGTCCTGCTGTGCGATCGGGCGGCGACGGCCGTCGCGTGTGACAGCCTCGGTCTGGCCGAGGCGATGCTCGAGACGACCGTGGCCTACGCCGGGGTGCGTGAACAGTTCGGACGGAAGATCGGGTCGTTCCAAGCGGTCAAACATGCCTGTGCCGACATGCTCGTCGACGTGACAGTGGCGCGCACGCTGGTCGGCTCTGCGGTACGGCAGGTGAGCGACGGCTCACCGGGGTCGTCGGTTGCGGCCGCCATGGCCGCGTCCTTCACCGGCGAGATGGCGGTGCGGATCGCAGGCAAGTCCATGCAATTGCACGGCGGGATGGGATACACCTGGGAGAGCGGCATTCACGTGTATCTCAAACGCGCGACGCTGAATCGCACGTTGTACGGGTCGCCCGCCCGCCACCGCGCGCGGATCGCGCAACGATATCGATCCTGA
- a CDS encoding class I adenylate-forming enzyme family protein — translation MSTPSTVVAPSVATGPPLGDEPGLGTLTLPGFLREVTEKFGDREALVMRTAQGAVRWSYTDLWERSVEVARALRARGVGKDSRVGVLMTNRAEWLSAVFGTSLAGGVAVTLSTFSTPAELDHLLKVSAVSVLLFERRVGKVDLAEVLTELEPQLATATPGTLRSTTYPFLTYVATVGDATGHVGIDDWESFLALGGGEPRELIESTAATTQPSDTAVLFFSSGSTSRPKGIVSAHRGVTIQMWRFRRMYGLTPDDNVRCWSANGFFWSGNFGMALGSTLASGGSLVLQSMFDASGALELMESEKVNFPLAWPHQWAALEAAPNWESVDLSSLQFVDRHTALARHATVSTDYTEPGHAYGNTETFTITTCFAANTPDDVIGGSSGEPLPGNTVKIVDALHGDTVPVGERGEICVKGPTLMLGYLGTPLAETLDDEGFFHTGDGGYLDDSGRLYWEGRLTDIIKTGGANVSPLEVDEVLVAHPGVKVTRTVGVPHDTLGEVVVACIVPHADADLQSEGIRSYLREQLASYKVPRHVLFFDDDEISLTGSAKIKSSDLRDLATKRLST, via the coding sequence ATGAGCACCCCGTCCACAGTCGTTGCGCCGTCGGTCGCCACAGGTCCCCCGCTCGGTGACGAGCCCGGTCTCGGAACCCTCACGCTGCCAGGCTTTCTCCGCGAGGTGACCGAGAAGTTCGGCGACCGGGAGGCTCTCGTCATGCGGACGGCGCAGGGTGCGGTCCGCTGGTCCTACACGGACCTGTGGGAACGGTCGGTCGAGGTGGCACGCGCACTCCGCGCCCGCGGTGTGGGCAAGGACAGTCGTGTCGGTGTACTGATGACCAACCGCGCCGAATGGCTCTCCGCCGTCTTCGGGACCTCGCTGGCCGGCGGTGTCGCAGTCACGCTCAGCACCTTCTCGACTCCTGCCGAACTCGATCATCTGCTCAAGGTGTCCGCTGTCTCGGTGTTGTTGTTCGAGCGCAGGGTCGGGAAAGTCGATCTCGCCGAGGTCCTCACCGAGCTGGAACCACAGCTCGCGACCGCGACACCGGGGACGTTGCGGTCGACGACCTATCCGTTCCTGACCTACGTGGCGACGGTCGGCGATGCCACCGGACACGTCGGTATCGACGACTGGGAGTCCTTCCTGGCGCTCGGGGGCGGCGAGCCACGCGAACTGATCGAGTCGACCGCGGCGACCACCCAGCCCAGCGACACCGCGGTTCTGTTCTTCTCGTCGGGTTCGACGAGCCGCCCCAAGGGCATCGTCAGCGCGCATCGTGGCGTCACGATCCAGATGTGGCGATTCCGCCGTATGTACGGACTCACTCCCGACGACAACGTGCGATGCTGGTCGGCCAACGGCTTCTTCTGGTCCGGGAACTTCGGCATGGCCCTCGGATCCACGCTGGCCAGCGGCGGGTCTCTCGTGCTGCAGTCGATGTTCGACGCTTCCGGGGCGCTGGAGCTGATGGAGTCCGAGAAGGTGAACTTCCCGTTGGCCTGGCCCCACCAGTGGGCCGCACTGGAGGCCGCCCCGAATTGGGAATCGGTCGATCTGAGCAGTCTGCAGTTCGTCGACCGCCACACCGCGCTCGCACGACATGCCACCGTGTCCACGGACTACACCGAGCCCGGACATGCGTACGGGAACACCGAGACCTTCACCATCACAACGTGCTTCGCGGCCAACACGCCGGATGATGTGATCGGCGGCAGCAGCGGCGAGCCGCTGCCGGGAAACACCGTGAAGATCGTCGACGCGTTGCACGGCGACACGGTCCCGGTCGGCGAACGCGGCGAGATCTGTGTCAAGGGACCGACTCTCATGCTCGGCTACCTCGGGACGCCGCTGGCCGAGACCCTGGACGACGAAGGCTTCTTCCACACCGGGGACGGCGGATACCTCGACGATTCCGGCCGGTTGTATTGGGAAGGTCGCCTCACCGACATCATCAAGACCGGCGGCGCCAACGTGTCCCCCCTCGAGGTGGACGAGGTGCTGGTCGCGCATCCGGGCGTGAAGGTCACCCGCACTGTCGGCGTTCCGCACGACACCCTCGGCGAGGTGGTGGTGGCCTGCATCGTGCCCCACGCGGACGCCGACCTCCAATCCGAGGGCATCCGCAGTTACCTGCGCGAGCAGCTGGCAAGCTACAAGGTCCCGCGCCATGTGCTGTTCTTCGACGACGACGAGATCAGCCTGACCGGGAGCGCGAAGATCAAGTCGAGCGACCTCCGCGACCTCGCGACCAAGCGCCTGTCGACGTGA
- a CDS encoding FAS1-like dehydratase domain-containing protein: protein MSSTTESKTEATELDLSDVDHRVGKPIGGGQLWDPCTTSDIRRWAMAMDNPNPIHWNQEFARESRYCGIIAPQSIAVALDYGHGAAPACVGHIPNSHLIFGGEEWWFYGTPVRPGDKLFQERRFHDYKVADTKFAGPTMFSRGDTTHTNQHGALVARERSTAIRYLTAEATKRGMYDNQVGVVKKWTNDELIELEALRREWLLSNRLGVSPRFDEVKVGDTLPRRVIGPHSIASFTTEYRAFLFNIWGTFEWVAPEGIDDPWVYQDPGWGEGFGFDEEDAKIDPRKRDGLYVGPSRGHIDAEKAGEVGMARAYGYGATMGAWCTDFLANWAGYDGMVRHTKADFRAPAFEGDVTYFDAEVIDKQPESEWGVPLVQIKLKLTNQDGAGLVSCTAEVELPR from the coding sequence TTGAGCAGCACGACCGAATCGAAGACCGAGGCCACCGAGCTCGATCTGTCCGATGTCGACCATCGGGTCGGCAAGCCGATCGGCGGTGGGCAGCTGTGGGATCCGTGCACTACGTCCGACATCCGCCGGTGGGCCATGGCGATGGACAACCCGAACCCGATCCACTGGAACCAGGAGTTCGCTCGGGAGTCCCGGTACTGCGGCATCATCGCACCCCAGTCCATCGCGGTGGCACTGGATTACGGCCACGGGGCGGCACCCGCCTGTGTCGGGCACATCCCCAACAGCCATCTGATCTTCGGCGGTGAGGAGTGGTGGTTCTACGGCACGCCCGTGCGACCGGGCGACAAGCTGTTCCAGGAACGTCGCTTTCACGACTACAAGGTCGCGGACACCAAGTTCGCGGGACCGACGATGTTCTCCCGTGGCGACACCACCCACACCAATCAGCACGGCGCCCTCGTGGCGCGGGAACGCTCGACGGCGATCCGTTACCTCACCGCCGAGGCCACCAAGCGCGGCATGTACGACAACCAGGTCGGCGTCGTCAAGAAGTGGACCAACGACGAGCTGATCGAGCTCGAGGCGCTGCGACGCGAGTGGCTGCTGTCGAATCGTCTTGGGGTGTCACCACGGTTCGACGAGGTGAAGGTCGGCGACACACTGCCCCGCCGGGTGATCGGGCCGCACAGCATCGCGTCGTTCACCACCGAGTACCGCGCGTTCCTGTTCAACATCTGGGGAACGTTCGAATGGGTTGCGCCCGAGGGGATCGACGACCCGTGGGTCTACCAGGATCCGGGCTGGGGCGAGGGCTTCGGGTTCGACGAAGAGGACGCGAAGATCGATCCGCGCAAGCGGGACGGGCTCTACGTCGGCCCGTCCCGGGGCCACATCGACGCCGAGAAGGCCGGCGAGGTCGGCATGGCGCGCGCCTACGGGTATGGCGCGACGATGGGCGCGTGGTGCACCGACTTCCTCGCCAACTGGGCGGGCTACGACGGCATGGTCCGCCACACCAAGGCGGACTTCCGGGCTCCGGCCTTCGAGGGGGACGTGACCTACTTCGACGCCGAGGTCATCGACAAGCAGCCCGAGTCCGAATGGGGCGTCCCGCTCGTCCAGATCAAGTTGAAGCTCACCAACCAGGACGGCGCCGGCCTGGTGTCGTGTACCGCCGAGGTCGAACTGCCGCGCTGA
- a CDS encoding MDR family oxidoreductase → MQKFSAVVIEKGESGQSVSVKDLEASELPQGDVEIAVDYSSLNFKDALAITGSSPVVRSFPMVPGIDLAGTVAESSHPDWSAGDRVVLNGWGVGESHWGGFAQRARLKGDWLIPLPAEFTSRQAMAIGTAGYTASLCVEALLDAGVRPDQGEVLVTGATGGVGSVAIALLTKAGFSVAASTGKTTESAYLEQLGATTIVDRAELAEKGKPLQKERWAGVVDSVGSHTLANACAQTRYGGAVAACGLAQGMDFPASVAPFILRGVSLLGIDSVMAPKQRRTTAWNRLARDLNPDALESIAHEVSLADAITSAGQLMDGTIRGRIVIDVNR, encoded by the coding sequence TTGCAGAAGTTTTCGGCTGTTGTCATCGAGAAAGGCGAGTCCGGCCAGTCGGTCTCGGTCAAGGACCTGGAGGCATCCGAGCTCCCCCAAGGCGATGTCGAGATCGCGGTGGACTACTCCTCGCTGAACTTCAAGGATGCGCTCGCCATCACCGGCAGCTCCCCCGTCGTCCGGTCATTTCCGATGGTGCCCGGCATCGACCTCGCAGGCACCGTCGCCGAGAGTTCGCATCCGGACTGGTCCGCGGGTGATCGAGTGGTCTTGAACGGTTGGGGCGTCGGCGAGTCGCATTGGGGCGGCTTCGCCCAGCGCGCTCGGCTGAAGGGCGATTGGCTGATCCCGTTGCCCGCGGAGTTCACGTCGCGTCAGGCGATGGCCATCGGGACCGCCGGTTACACCGCAAGCCTCTGCGTCGAGGCATTGCTCGACGCAGGCGTGCGACCCGATCAGGGCGAGGTCCTCGTCACGGGTGCGACCGGCGGCGTGGGCAGCGTCGCGATCGCGTTGCTCACCAAGGCCGGTTTCTCCGTTGCCGCGTCCACCGGGAAGACCACCGAGTCCGCATACCTCGAGCAGTTGGGGGCCACCACGATCGTCGATCGGGCCGAACTCGCGGAGAAGGGCAAGCCTCTGCAGAAGGAGCGCTGGGCCGGCGTCGTCGATTCCGTCGGCAGCCATACCCTGGCCAACGCCTGCGCGCAGACCCGGTACGGCGGTGCGGTCGCAGCATGCGGCCTGGCGCAGGGCATGGATTTCCCGGCGTCGGTCGCGCCGTTCATCCTGCGCGGTGTGTCCCTGCTGGGCATCGACAGTGTGATGGCACCCAAGCAGCGCCGCACCACCGCCTGGAATCGATTGGCCCGCGACCTGAATCCTGATGCGCTGGAATCGATCGCGCACGAGGTGTCCCTCGCGGACGCGATCACCTCGGCGGGACAACTCATGGACGGCACGATTCGCGGCCGAATCGTCATCGACGTCAATCGATAG